In Meleagris gallopavo isolate NT-WF06-2002-E0010 breed Aviagen turkey brand Nicholas breeding stock chromosome 6, Turkey_5.1, whole genome shotgun sequence, the genomic stretch CTGCCTTTCAGAGagcaatgttattttttcttgccaGATTGGAGCAACAGAAATTTAGTGGGACTGTTATGCTATACTTCCTTCTTAGTATTCCTGCTAGACTCTCTGCTCCATAACAATAAAGCATGAAAGTTTTAAATAGTTACGGGCACATGTGTGGGTTTCAAActgtgaatgtatttttttccagctatatTTAAGTCATGTAGTCAGATTGTTTGAGACTGAAAGGATCCAGTAGGTCATCCAATTTATCTCCCTGCCAAATGCAGTCCTGGTTCTCTGATGCCTTTGTTAGGGCTACAGCTAGTCTGGAACCCACTAAGGATAGGATTTCCACTACTTCTGTTGAGAAACAATTCTATTGAAATGCACAGTTAATAGGCAGCTTGCTTGTGTGTATGTACTGCCTTTCTCTTCACATTCCAGTCACACACAAGCATTGCCTGTCTTTCTTTTCAAGACCTGATTATGGCCTATCCTTGTTCTCAGAGTCATCTACCATAACACAGCCAAGTGTATGCTCTGTTTACTAATGTGAGGGGCATTTGCTGTTGgtgcatgttttgttttcatgtggAGACATGCTTAGTGTGTTGACCAAGAGAGCCTTTGCCTTAGTACTGGCATGGTGCATGTGCTGCAGGTCACAAGCCATCACAgccaagtgtttgttttgtcCATTGCATTGCATGTAGTCCTGCCAACTCAGGTGCTTTTGACCATGTGGCCAACACTGAGGAGTAGTTCTCCCGCAGGAACACTGTCCTCCCTCAAATTACTCTTATAAAACTGCTCCTTTTATGATGCTTCTAAAAATATGTTTCAACAGGTGGGCTACTGATATCACCACCTGCACACTGACccatctgttttgttcttttttgtgttCCTCTTCTGTCTGTAAGTGCTTTGCCCTTCCTGGATCACAAACTTCCTTTGCTCTGCCTTCGTTTATCTCAGTGGTCCGTAGCAGCAGTTTGTAAGTGCTGCTGCAGAATGTGCAATTGggaagaaagaactgaaataattaTGCTCTGGTTGTATTTATGCAAAATACACAGGAGAAGTTTTGGCAATATTAATGAGGCCAAGCAGATTAGCCTGGAAGATGCTCTGAGCAGCAAAGAGATTCATGCAGCCTTTATCAGCACAGAGAACAAAAGCCATGAAGAAGCCATCAggtattttgtattgctttttctgttgttttccctTGCCTCCACCTTCCATGTTAATTTAGGAGCACAAAGAGTCAATGTAAAGCTGTTGCAGGAGAACACGTGGACACCTGAGGAGAGACAGAAACCTGAAGTAATGACTGTGACTTCCCTGAAGTACCACATAAGCCATGTAATGGgttcatagaaccatagaataacCTGAGTTGAAAAgtacctcaaagatcatctagtttcaactcccctgctgtgggcagtgttgccagccaccagaccaggctgcccagagccacatccagcctggccttgaatgcctccagggatggggcatccacagcctccttgggcaacctgttccagtgcctcaccaccctctggctgaaaaacttcctcctaatatccaacctaaacctcccctgtctcactttaaaaccattcccccttgtcccatcaccatccaccctcacaaacagccgttccccctcctgtttatccgctcccttcaagcactggaaggccacaatgaggtctccctgcagcgttctcttctcccagctaaacaatcccagttccctcaacctttcctcacaggagagctgctccagccctctgatcatctcagtgcctcctctggccctgctccaagagctccacgtccttcttgtgctgggggccccaggcctggatgcagtgctgcagatggggcctcacaagagccgagcagagggggacaatcacctccctctccctgctggccaccccttttttcatgcagcccagatcacagttggccttccaggctgcaggcgcacactgctagctcatgtcaGTGAGAATCAGCTAGCACAGTGAGAAATGATTATGACAGTACACTTTTTAAAGACTGATCTTGTATCcctttcagaatgtttttagAAGCTGGGAAACATGTCCTTGTTGAGTACCCCATGGCTTTGTCTGCTAAGGCAGCCCACGAGCTCTGGGAGATGGCTGAGCAAAAAGGTAATGGAATTTCTTCTCAGTGCTGCAAGCAGCATTACCTACTGAATAGCACTAAAGGCATCAAACCCAAAGGCAGGACCCTCCAGTCTACTATTAGTTACAGTATGCAAGGCAGTATGCCTGTCTGAGATGTCAGCCTAGGATTTAAGATGTGTGCCAACAGGGAAATAAATACACAGATGTCAAAGCTAAGGGTAAGGTGTGTTTAACGTCACTAAAGGTCAGCTTCTGGTACTGCTAGTGCTGTTGAAGAGAAGTTCCATCACAGTGATAGTCGGGCATTTAATAAACATAGCCTTAGGACTATGCACCTCCCTGTCTTTTCCCTGAAAATAAAGCTGGAAACAGCTCCTCTAGCTTCTAGCATTTGCGACTTGCTGGTCACACACAACTGCTTATGCATTTGCAGTCCAGCAAGACATCCCAGTttgaaagaaagatgtttttaacCAAGCAAGATGTTTTTAACTGCAGAAAGCCTGtggccccatccctgcagtACAATGGATGAGAAGGTGGCAGTTCGGCTGAGGCCGGTAAATGGactcaagaaaaagaacaatgttGGCAGAATCAGAGTGCAAATCATTTGGATAGGCTGCACTGTTTATATTATCACTTCTTAAAAACTTTTGTCCTAAAATACTGAAGGTATAGGatttctgctttgtgctttccTTATTCCGACACCAACTTGCTGCCTTGTTGCTAGCAAAATGGGTTCCCATTGAGCAAAATTAATACCTCTGCTCTTGAAGCAGCAGCAACTACTTTAAGCAGCTTGACTCTCTTGAAaacttaccaaaaaaaaaaaaagatactgaatGAGAGccagatttaatttttattagaTGGCATTTTTTCCAGAGTAGCCCAATTAATTACAGTGGGAGGGGTAGTTTTTATCATATTGTTACAATCTCGGTCTAAGTATTGTGCTATGTTTTTATGCTTCGTCTTCTATCCTTCTACTCTGGGAAGAAGAATGCAGAACAGGAAGCATGAGAGGAAAGGGGACAAGAATTCACCCATCTTTTACTTTGAAGTCTGATTTTTCAGCTTTAATTGGGTATTGGGTTTTGTTGCAGCATTTCTGTTGAACATAGTGGATACTGTTACTGTGGTCACTGCATTCGTTATCTCCTGAAAATCACAAACCCAAACAGATGCCTCAACATAGGgcctgcattttcttttcctccaaacaAAATTTTGCAAGCCAATTGTGAGAGCATTTTTAAGTGAGCTCCCACTGGTGGCTGGTGAAGCCTTTACTGCTTAGATGTGTTTCATACAGAAAGTTCTTATTTAATCTGGCCTGAtttcactatttatttattaatgacAGGTAAAGTCCTCCATGTGGAACATATTGAACTTCTGACTGAAGAATACAAGCAGCTGAAAAAGGAGGTGGCTGGGAAAGACCTAGTGAAGGGAACGTTGCATTTCACAGGTCAGTAGTTGTGTGGAAATTGAAGTTCAACCAGATTTGTTGGCTTGCGCCACAGAAATGAATCCAGGCCTTCCAGACCAGACCTTTTAGATGACAGTCTGCCTATAAATTGACTTAACACACAAATATCACCTcttgatttttcctttaaattacaGAAGGGTCTGGAAAACACTTGCCTTACTAGTTGTCATCTGTGACCTATTTTCTATTCTCTTTCTACTACCGCTTGTGAAGAAAGCAACCCTGTATTTTTCAAGGGGCGGATCGTCTCTTCACCTCTCCTGTGCTTTGGTGATATCAACTAGCTCCCTCATTCTAATACCAATATGAGCTCTGAGGACATGTCCACATTTCCAGTGGAGACTTCTAGCCTTCCACACTAGTGATGGAAGTGATGGGAGAgatttttgtgcatttctttctctctgtgtgAATCCACATATGCCCTTCTGTCCTCAGCACATCTTTAAGGCATATTGCGTATGTACTTCGTACAGTGTTCTCTGTCATAGCACTCCAACAAATCCATTTCAAGGTCAGTCATGTTTGTTGATTTGCTACTCAGTTCATCCACTGATGGCCTTTTTACACCCTGCTCTCTAAGCCTGCAATACTGCAATTTCTTCAGCCTTTACTGTGCAGCAcacattattattttccatttctcaagTCTTTCTGTTGCTATTGCACCAGGCAGTGTCCTCGATGAAACAAAAGCAGGGTTCCCAGCTTTCAGTGGAATTGCCCGACTGACTTGGCTGATTGACCTCTTTGGAGACCTCACTGTTACCTCTGCcaccagagaagagcagaaggatAAGAATTATTCTAGAATGACTGTCCATTTTCAGACTGCAAACAAGAGGTGAGTAATGGTTATGGCAGCAGATGAACCAGCCTGTTTGGGTATCATCTGTAGGAGGTCTACATCCTTTCTCTCATGGAAATAGAATATGTTTTTAGAACTGGTTTTAGAGCGTTACAAGCAAAAGAGACCTAAGAGTATTTCCTGTAGCAGTCATGGTAAAGAAGAGCCACAACCAAGCAATGTCTGTGGAAGAGCACaagaatgttttaaaagttCTTTCCTGATGTCTGAATGTGGGAATGGGTTCATAATGCATTTATGCATTTCCTGTGCCTTAGATTGAAAAGCCTTTTTCTTGCATCCAGAAAAGGTTTTCAGAGGCaggatattttttgtttaacagTACACATTGTAGATGTATGTTGAACACTAACCCTTGTTTAAAGGTTAGAAATATATGACTATTTGAAAACCCAGTGGAGTAGTCATAATACGTAGCCTGTAGCACTGTAATGCTGTAGTTGTGTGCTACTAGCTGAAGGTTAAGAGAAAATGACACATTTTAAGCACTGTATTTTGATGCTACAGAGAGGTCTGCTCTCGATTAATGTCTGTCTTGGAGTACTGACATTGATTTTTCCTGAATGGGTCATCAGTCTATTTTCCGTATCTTGTTTtgtacttgtttgtttgtttttcatttatgtttCACCAGTCTGTCAGACTGTGAGAGTGAGAATCCAGCAGCCAGGATTACTTATTATTTTGTCCAGCTGCTGTTATATGACTTCCTTGCAGAAAACTCTACTGATACTACAATTTATAATGCTGAATTAGATCTCCATTTTATTACGTTAACAATAACCTTGCTATAAAGTAGCATTTTATTAGTGACCTTGctaaaaaatatgtttctaaatattttatgagCACGCCATGTTGAGAACTAAGTACCCACCCAGTGCACAGTATGTTGTTGAATTTTGCTGGAAACTCTTAATTTTGATTATTGTGGACCATCTGCATGGAAGTCATCTCCTTTTCAAGTAAGTTGAAGTTGAAAAAAGGCTGAAGCATGCTAGAGCTGTAAGAATTGTCTGACTTTAAAAGATACAGAGAAGTTACCGGTCTCTGTGTGTTTCCTAGCGGGTAGGAATGGCGATAGAACagtttgttcctttcttttcctgtttttccatAAAGTGTGTTCTGCCTTTATGGGCAAATGAGAAGACTAGGGAGAACCAGGGAAAAGATGACCACACAGGAAAACATCCTGACCTACCTTTGTTCATAATGAATTACCTTTTGTATGTAGAATAATGATCTGTAGAACTATATGTCTGGGCAGAGAAAAATCAAGGCTCACTTGGTCCATTGGTTTCACTGCAGATTTTGTTGAGCTCCTACAAAGCCCGTTTCAGTTTATGATGTGATAAAAGCATCTTGTCTTAGtgatctttcttcctctctaaaTAAAAAAGTAAGTTCTGTCCTCTCTTAACTACAGAAATCCATACACCATCCATGTTTACCCTCTTAGCAATTTGGAAGTAAGGAGAGTATCTGTAAAGCTCAGTGTAGAGTGAGATTTTGAACTAATTCCAGCAGGTGGAACTAGTGGATGGTTTAAGCATTTCCCTGGCTGCCCTGTCTCTAAGTAGTCCTTAGCTGCCATGTATGATATTTACTAGGTACGGAACTGTTTCtggattatttttcttgcaacaCAGCTGACAGATAGCTGCTTTTCTTAGCTCACGGCTAAGTCTGCATGTGGGTCAGTCAGTAAGTATTTTGTCACCATAAGCATTTTCATGATCCCCGTGACAGTTGTTTTATGCTTCAGGATAACTTAACACTGGCTGGAAAGTTACATAGCGTGCCAGTATGCCTGTCGGTCTCTGCACTGCGTTTCCTGCTGACCTTCCCCCACTGACGTCAGTGAACGTACAACAGGAGGGAATTTGGCCCACCACTCTCCAAGTGAAGTTATGAACCCACAGCTCTATGAACTTACAGCTCTCACGTGCTCAAGTTCTATCTTGCTTAAGGGATGGGAAAGCTCTGCAGCTTTCCTGAAAGCTAGCACACCCTTCTTTGAAAGACATAAATACACTAACCTTGAGAAATCAGGTTAATTCAGCCCACTTTCTGCCTTagaaaaagcagcaggtgcagagcacagcagcctgcGTTCTGCTTGTTTGAGCAGGGATTTGTGCAGAGGCAATGGCATGTCCCTGCTGCATAGCCTGCACTGGCTGCTAATCTGTCTCAGATGGATTTTGGAGATGCGCATTAACATCCCAAGCTCAGTTATCTGAGAGATGACCTCTGTCTCTTTTGTGTTTCCAAGGCAGTTGAGCTGACAGCCTTTCTGCGGTAAAATGTTAAGCAATCCAGGAAAAGGCAGACCTCAACTGACAGTACGGCTGGTGTGGGACTGCAGTGCCTGTCCTACTGTTATAGAGCCTGGATTCAATAAATGTCAATGTTTTACTGCAAGCTTGAAAGATAATGATCTGTGCAACATCTGTTCTGATGTTAGCTAGAAATAAAGTCTAGTTCTCATGTGAGGTTAGGCAGCCCTTGTTGATTGTTTAGTAAATAAAGATTACTGGTGTTTTCAACATGTGAAACAGGAGtttagaagaaacagaagacattttctGAACACATACTGCTTGAATAATTGTATTGATTGCAATTGTATTGCAATAACTGCTTGAAATTGTATTGAGAATGAAGCTTATGGAGTctaaaaaaataacttcagcaTGAatacccaaaaaaaaaaagtaaaacatgcTTTCTGTATCAAATGTTGCTTAAAATATTAAGTTGAGTGGATCCAGAACGCTTTCAAGCATGAAACCAGGTTAATTCTTCTGCAGGTAGGTACAAAGggtattttcttcattttggttTTTCAGCATGTTCAAGCAGCATGGTTACTTATCACTGAGGCAACAGAGAGTCAGAAAAGATTAAATATCTTCTAATCTGAAGGAAATGTAGCTGTGTAAGCTGTGATGGCCTAAAATCTGGAAAGACAAAATGACTCTATAAAAtcagtgtgggttttttttcgtAGTAGTGCTTCCTTTTGAAATCAGTGTAAAAGTGGTTTCTCAGTGTTCAATTTaactctccttttctttcttaactcTCCTTTTCTTTGGTTAACTGTCCAACCAAATCAGTTATGGCTTTCTCTAGCTACCAAAAATACCGGGtttgttattttcaaataaaaccaCTAATGCTACTAAATGACTAATTACTTGCATTACCAGATAGCGCTTTGATGAAGATCTTAAATGGAAGTGGATAAATTGCCTAATAAAAAACATCAGCgctattaaaaagtaattttctgatATGAAATGCAAACCTGGTTCTTAAGCAACATAATTGCTTAAATAGTACGCAGAGTTGCAGCATATGTGTCTTTATAGTGATTAAGGACAAATTTTAATGTGGAAGttgttaattaaaaagtaacatGTTTTAGTTAGCAATCAAGTGGAACATCTCTTTGGGAAAATAACTAAAAACCCAATCACAAAAGAGGATAAATCTATTAGTAAAACCAACATTTCCTGCTCGCAGATCTAAATCAGccatttctatctttttttctttctttctttttttgttttttaattttgcctAACTTATGTGATTGTGCTTCTGGTTCAGTGGCTCCCCCAAGCTAGAGTGGAGGACAGCATAAGTTTGAATCTGGCCGTTGATGTGCATCTGCTCTCGATCACCCCAGGGATGGGACCCCATACTGATACTGCCTGTTTTGGATCATCCCATGCACTCCCCACTGTTACATGGGAAAGGTCTTTGCCTGTATCTGCCCAATGGTTTCTTCACACCAGCCTACCTGAGATAAAGCAGCTTCGCACAGCAGTGGTCTAAACCCTCCATGGTTATTTGCTGCCATAaggaaaaatgcagcaaaagcAGCCACCTCAGTGGCCTGCCTCTGGCTGTGGTCAGCAGGAGATGCCTCAGGGAAGGAGAATGAGAACATAAAACCACACAGTGGTGCAGTCCTCAGGCACCCCTGTGGCCTGCAGCCTTAGGACTTCCTGAAACACGAGAGATTTGCATTTATTAGTCCTGTGGGGATTTtcctttatgcattttttgcaGATTGTGGTTTggatcccttttttttttttttttcctttccctacAGTAGCTTAAATCTGTGGGTCCTGATTATGTATCTTACTGACAGTTTATTCTTGCTGGAGGAACGACTAAACATTGAGGCCTTGATTAAATCACTCACAAAGTGTTTAGATGTTTAACTGCACTTTTCATTCAACTCCACAATTGAATGAATGGATTAAACTTCTCAATTCCTCTCAAGGCGGCCAAACATGTCTGGCTTCGTTGTCCATAGAGAAAAAGCCGGGGAGAGTTTAGGTGTGCTGAAAGCAGTGGCATGCAGCAGTGGCTGCATGTTTAGGCTGTATCCTGGTGTTCAGCTCTGTAACCAGCCACAAGGCTTGTTGATCAGAACATCCTAAGTGAATGTGCAGtgactgaaattttaaaaaggtgCGTTTACTAGAGCATTTTCTGTAAGTACTGCAAAACATGTTTTAAAGTAGAATTGTTGATTCAATTTCTTCATAAACACTCTTTTGTTCCACTGTTTCTCCATATTAGGCCTCTGACTTGGGTTGAAGAAAGAGGACCAGGAATGAGAcgtgaaaagaaaatcaatttctgtttCACCAGTGGTTGCCTGGAGAACTTCCCTCAAGCCCCAAGGTCTGCTGTGGGCCTTTTCATGCAGGATCAGAACCTCTTCGCCAAAAAACTGCTGGGACAGGTATCCAAGGAAGAGCTGGCTGCTGAGAAATGGCGAATTTTGCGGTGCCTTGACCTGGCTGGGATGATTCAACAGCAGTGTGAACAGCCTGAGAAAATCTGTTCTTGAGGTTGTTCTTCCAAGAGGAACACGGCAGACAGGAAAGCTGTAGGTCTAGAGCTAAGTGCTGCCATTAGGCAATTGCTGTTTCTCTTTGACTGAATGTCACTCCTAGGTCTCTATGTGGGCTGGAGATCCTGGGCTAATCCCCATGCCTTCTGGTGTTTGCTAGAACAAAGCAACGTGTTACCCTGCTCTGATGCATTGCTGTCCTTTCAGGCAGACAGGAATCTAACAGCAACAAGGTTTCTCGTGGGTACTTCCAAGCAGTTCAGTTGGTAATGTCCCTGAAATCAGATCATGGAGGATTGCAAATAGGTAACGTGGTTTTCCTTCttgagttttctttctcttttatttagaTGTATCTGGAAATGAGACATACAGGATTATCTAGAACAAAGCTCTAAATGAGTTTTTGACCTCTCTGCTTGATCTGCAAAAGTTGTGCCTCCTCAGTACCAACCTTTTTCTTCTGGGTACTCTAAATTGGTTTGTGTGCTTGCTTTGTTAGAAGTTgtgcctgttttgttttgtgtttcacGCTGGAAATCATCTACCTTCAAACAGAACCTATAGTGGTaccaaaacagaatagaaatatCTTGTTTCTGACAGATGCCAAGTTGAGCCCATTCTATTTCTCTGATGCCCTATGccatcacagaaatgtttttccagAAGAGATTAAAACAATACATTAAATTAATACATTGCCTGCTTACTTTCCTTTTTNNNNNNNNNNNNNNNNNNNNNNNNNNNNNNNNNNNNNNNNNNNNNNNNNNNNNNNNNNNNNNNNNNNNNNNNNNNNNNNNNNNNNNNNNNNNNNNNNNNNTTGCATTGGAAGCATTGTGTTATTGTCTTTCATTGTCTTTCATTTGTGCTCTGTGTTCTGATTCAGCATGTGAATGATTCTCACCTAAAAATAATATATGTCctgatattaagaaaaaactAACTGGTGTTCTCCTGGAAACAGTAAAAGTCATTAGAAATAGTGATAAAATTAGAATAGAACTGTAGAAAATAGAACAATTTGCAAATATAGCCATGCAATTAGCAAGTATCACACCTGTGGGGATGGATGTGTGGCATTTTACAGTAGTCCCAGGGTCACATATGAAGACATTATCACTTCCCTAAAGAATCATTTTATTGGAGAAGAAGCCTGAATGGTGCACAAAACTATTAACAATTTCTCTGTTTGCCTtgcctttattttctaattacaGCATTTGCCTGTGCTGTATTAATATAGTAGCGAACTTCAGTCTGCACAGTTGTTCTCTCAAATGCAGAACCACCATCTCTTTACAGTGTTATCACTCTGGCAATTTTGAATAAGGACTTTATATGTTATGGATGTGTATATAACTATGACTACACAGAACCGATGGAAAAAGGTTTTCCATTAAGTCAATCGTGTTTATTCTCAAGTTAGATACAGTTCAGTTGGAGTTTGAATCAGAGAAGGAAGTaaaggctgtattttttttcccaaataattcagattttaGGAGCAACTAGGGCTTGATATGTAAATGAATTCTCcatacaaaatacatttaaatttattatATCTGTTAAAGTAAGTGAAAAGCATTTCAAGCGTTTGAAATCTACGTGTGTCACTAGCAGATCTGTGCAGGCAGATCACGTGCTTGTCCACCCAAACAGATTCCTTACTGAGAATTCTCAGGGATTTATTTACGAATGTAATGGACTTTGCTTGGGTGGACCTGATGCTAAGTGAGTGGGAAGGATTTTATCCCTATGGTTTCATGGCAAAACACAAGAAGTCCATCCTGgatcaaaatgaaattaaaatctgCTGCGTATGTGTATCTGCTATGTATGACAGCACACAGTTTCCTGCTTACTGTCAAACTCCTCGTCTGTGAGTCAGGGGTGAATACCACTTGCTAACTGACAGCGGGTAGTCAGGGAGGGACAGCAAAGGGAAGGGAGATTTCGCGCTCCAGAAGCATCTAAATTAACCACTGAGTCtccctggggctgctctgtAGTTACTCATGAGAGCTGTAGTTAGCAGTAT encodes the following:
- the BLVRA gene encoding biliverdin reductase A isoform X1 — encoded protein: MIQLVWINRNHLTDLSQINRMFGTVVVGVGIAGLARIRDLMNPMPASPSEHLKLLGFVSRRSFGNINEAKQISLEDALSSKEIHAAFISTENKSHEEAIRMFLEAGKHVLVEYPMALSAKAAHELWEMAEQKGKVLHVEHIELLTEEYKQLKKEVAGKDLVKGTLHFTGSVLDETKAGFPAFSGIARLTWLIDLFGDLTVTSATREEQKDKNYSRMTVHFQTANKRPLTWVEERGPGMRREKKINFCFTSGCLENFPQAPRSAVGLFMQDQNLFAKKLLGQVSKEELAAEKWRILRCLDLAGMIQQQCEQPEKICS
- the BLVRA gene encoding biliverdin reductase A isoform X2 yields the protein MFGTVVVGVGIAGLARIRDLMNPMPASPSEHLKLLGFVSRRSFGNINEAKQISLEDALSSKEIHAAFISTENKSHEEAIRMFLEAGKHVLVEYPMALSAKAAHELWEMAEQKGKVLHVEHIELLTEEYKQLKKEVAGKDLVKGTLHFTGSVLDETKAGFPAFSGIARLTWLIDLFGDLTVTSATREEQKDKNYSRMTVHFQTANKRPLTWVEERGPGMRREKKINFCFTSGCLENFPQAPRSAVGLFMQDQNLFAKKLLGQVSKEELAAEKWRILRCLDLAGMIQQQCEQPEKICS